A single region of the Syntrophotalea acetylenica genome encodes:
- a CDS encoding recombinase family protein: MIAAVYIRKSREDKNKPSHRLTVQREQLPAYALAQGWQVEIYDDGHASAARGKVEELHERARLESDVRSGKINLILVIELSRLSRDDSLQDYVSWLYLCSQHGVKLATPSRQLDPSQHSDWMLLLMEGGFSSVEMKVLQARMAEGRAEAYRAGKWLSGNPPMPYKYDRGAGGLIVDPDQMPTFRKMMRLAELYPASQVADRVGIPSVTVRRAISDDRLLMYQGARRDPDSGATIDGQWPAVIDHLQAERIRRNRGSRRKAPRRQYAAMLSNLDILTCGYCGHSYRAWKNGRTRVDGTRLDYYGCRHKDKSDACQSRMIPTHILEERVLTNLFGLLSKAAELQRAWEARQDSDDTPGKLADIDREIEKCHTKKQRLVEAVADGLLSPADVRQKRNEIDNTIGTLNQKRAGLLSAQAIAPDWDALKITRQAFDHLYQAEQREVIASLIAQIRIFPTYALITYRFPRNENGDNIARIHLPERQKPAGPRQVYKVKKQ; this comes from the coding sequence ATGATCGCAGCAGTCTATATCCGAAAATCCCGCGAAGATAAAAATAAACCCTCCCACCGGCTCACCGTCCAGCGCGAGCAGTTGCCAGCATATGCCCTGGCCCAAGGCTGGCAGGTTGAAATCTACGACGACGGCCACGCCAGTGCGGCCCGCGGCAAGGTCGAAGAACTGCACGAACGCGCCCGCCTTGAGAGCGACGTGCGATCCGGAAAGATCAACCTGATCCTGGTCATCGAGCTATCGCGCCTGAGCCGCGATGATAGTCTGCAAGATTACGTCTCCTGGTTGTACCTGTGCTCACAACACGGTGTAAAACTCGCCACACCATCACGCCAGCTGGACCCATCCCAACATAGCGACTGGATGCTACTTCTCATGGAGGGCGGTTTCTCCAGCGTAGAAATGAAGGTATTGCAGGCGAGGATGGCCGAGGGCAGGGCAGAAGCCTACCGCGCCGGGAAATGGCTGTCCGGAAACCCACCAATGCCCTACAAATACGACCGCGGGGCCGGAGGGCTAATCGTCGATCCCGATCAAATGCCGACCTTTCGCAAGATGATGCGCCTGGCCGAACTCTACCCCGCATCCCAAGTCGCCGACAGGGTAGGGATACCATCCGTTACCGTGCGCCGGGCGATCAGCGACGATCGGCTCCTGATGTATCAAGGCGCCCGCCGCGATCCCGACTCCGGGGCCACTATCGACGGGCAATGGCCCGCCGTTATCGACCACTTACAAGCAGAGCGGATTCGCCGCAACCGCGGCAGCCGCCGCAAAGCCCCGCGCAGACAATACGCCGCCATGCTCAGCAATCTCGATATCCTCACCTGCGGATATTGCGGACACTCCTACCGCGCATGGAAAAACGGCCGCACCCGCGTCGACGGAACCCGCCTCGATTACTACGGTTGCCGGCACAAAGACAAAAGCGACGCATGCCAGAGCCGCATGATCCCGACCCACATCCTCGAGGAGAGAGTATTGACCAACCTGTTTGGCCTTCTGTCAAAAGCCGCCGAACTGCAGCGAGCATGGGAGGCCAGACAAGATTCGGATGACACACCCGGCAAACTCGCCGACATCGATCGCGAAATCGAAAAGTGTCACACCAAAAAACAGCGCCTCGTAGAAGCCGTCGCCGACGGCCTGCTCAGCCCCGCAGACGTCCGCCAAAAAAGAAATGAGATCGACAACACCATCGGGACCCTTAATCAAAAACGTGCCGGGCTCCTTTCCGCACAAGCCATCGCCCCCGACTGGGACGCTCTCAAGATCACCCGGCAGGCCTTCGACCATCTTTACCAGGCCGAACAGCGCGAAGTCATCGCCTCACTCATTGCGCAGATCAGGATCTTCCCGACCTACGCCCTGATCACTTATCGATTCCCCCGCAACGAAAACGGCGACAATATCGCCAGAATCCACCTGCCAGAGAGGCAAAAGCCCGCCGGACCCCGCCAAGTCTACAAAGTCAAAAAACAATAA
- a CDS encoding helix-turn-helix domain-containing protein: MSGVLQIIERMIQATGAKNMAQMLESMGFSDSAGSAWKRRKKIPDGSIAKVAELTGVSFSWLKTGDGEMRPSGAASDTNESELVRACDIEWSAGHPSTEPLKLTQQEAMMVEFMRELDPQDRADVMDTLRELWLLQRSKQNPQE, from the coding sequence ATGTCCGGTGTTTTGCAGATAATTGAACGAATGATTCAGGCGACAGGGGCCAAGAATATGGCCCAAATGCTTGAATCTATGGGATTTTCAGACAGCGCAGGGAGCGCGTGGAAGAGGCGAAAAAAAATCCCAGATGGGAGCATTGCGAAGGTAGCCGAGCTGACAGGTGTAAGCTTCTCTTGGTTAAAAACCGGCGACGGAGAAATGCGCCCATCGGGGGCCGCCAGCGACACCAACGAGTCCGAGTTGGTGCGGGCCTGTGATATCGAGTGGTCGGCAGGGCATCCATCGACCGAACCTCTCAAACTGACCCAGCAGGAAGCCATGATGGTGGAGTTTATGCGCGAGCTCGATCCACAGGATCGCGCCGATGTCATGGACACCCTCCGCGAACTGTGGCTGCTGCAGCGGAGCAAGCAAAACCCTCAAGAATAG